Proteins encoded in a region of the Cheilinus undulatus linkage group 8, ASM1832078v1, whole genome shotgun sequence genome:
- the LOC121513803 gene encoding vitelline membrane outer layer protein 1 homolog, with protein sequence MASLFAMLTLLAVLFGGFHQTTSDRGYSSIIYVTNEGPWGDWHSKQMCPENSFAIGFSQRVEPGQGRGDDTALNGIRLYCAAENREGFTHTVESHAGYWGDWTTPQYCPSGVLTAFQLSVEAPIGRGDDTAANNIKFRCSTHTELEGEGMPWGEYGSWSNTCNNGGICGIRTKVEGRQGEGDDTALNDVLFYCCERPAEQAVFRYHRSVLSVSNGGSWGDWHSSEMCPGNSFAVGFSQRVEPGQGDGDDTALNGIRLYCATENHEGFIHYVESHAGYWGDWTTPQYCPSGVLTAFQLSVEAPIGRGDDTAANNIKFRCSTHTILEGEGMPWGEYGSWSDTCNGGGICGIRTKVEGRQGEGDDTALNDVQFYCCSN encoded by the exons ATGGCAAGTCTGTTCGCCATGCTGACCCTGCTGGCTGTGTTGTTTGGTGGTTTTCATCAGACAACCTCTGACAGAGGGTACAGCTCCATCATCTATGTGACCAATGAAGGGCCATGGGGAGACTGGCACAGTAAACAGATGTGTCCGGAAAACTCCTTTGCAATTGGCTTCAGTCAGAGG GTGGAGCCTGGCCAGGGAAGGGGTGATGACACCGCCCTGAACGGGATCCGTCTCTACTGTGCCGCGGAAAACCGTGAGGGCTTCACACACACTGTTGAGTCTCATGCTGGCTA CTGGGGTGATTGGACCACGCCTCAGTACTGCCCCAGTGGCGTGCTCACTGCCTTCCAGCTCTCAGTTGAGGCTCCTATTGGACGTGGCGATGACACTGCTGCCAACAACATTAAGTTCCGTTGCAGCACACACACCGAACTGGAGGGGGAGGGCATGCCCTGGGGAGAATACGGCTCATGGAGTAATACGTGCAACAATGGAGGAATCTGCGGCATCAGGACCAAGGTGGAGGGAAGGCAGGGTGAGGGCGATGACACCGCTCTCAATGATGTGCTATTCTACTGCTGTGAAAGACCAGCAGAACAGGCAG TCTTCAGATATCACAGGTCCGTCCTCTCCGTGTCCAATGGAGGATCATGGGGAGACTGGCACAGTTCTGAAATGTGTCCGGGGAACTCCTTTGCTGTCGGCTTCAGTCAGAGG GTGGAGCCTGGCCAGGGAGATGGTGACGACACCGCCCTGAACGGGATCCGTCTGTACTGTGCCACGGAAAACCATGAGGGCTTTATACACTATGTTGAGTCTCATGCTGGCTA CTGGGGTGATTGGACCACGCCTCAGTACTGCCCCAGTGGCGTGCTCACTGCCTTCCAGCTCTCAGTTGAGGCTCCTATTGGACGTGGCGATGACACTGCTGCCAACAACATTAAGTTCCGTTGCAGCACACACACCATACTGGAGGGGGAGGGCATGCCCTGGGGAGAGTATGGCTCATGGAGTGATACGTGTAACGGTGGAGGAATCTGTGGCATCAGGACCAAGGTGGAGGGAAGGCAGGGTGAGGGCGATGACACCGCCCTCAATGATGTGCAGTTCTACTGCTGTTCCAACTAA